In Pseudochaenichthys georgianus unplaced genomic scaffold, fPseGeo1.2 scaffold_444_arrow_ctg1, whole genome shotgun sequence, one DNA window encodes the following:
- the LOC117442579 gene encoding solute carrier family 2, facilitated glucose transporter member 1, translating into MASQETRLTATLLTSILAVVLGSLQIGYHTGNVNAPAKIIEEFFNHTWRARHNQSMPDHSLTLLWSLSVSIKDFGALLGSLGVKYLADSYGRRNSILIVNCLSVAGAALMSASKACRSFEVLILGRLVFGLFCGLVMSLNPLYIQEVSPTNLRGAFATLNQVSFASGILAGMVAGLETALGTEHHWAMMLSLSVVPALLQYMVLPFCPESPRYLLINRGEESRAEAALLRLRGSSEKVFSELEEMKYEAAHTQTGVTVREFFKKGRYKQPIILVLIINLGSQLSGFNAIINYSTRVFQAKFDQAKYLTLGVGAVNLTFTLVAFFLMERAGRRRLLLTGFISIAVCNLLMTIVDSVVHLVPELGSLQVLLVFCLISAYELGPGPISWFIGAELFDQQARPIAMAFTSMLNWGGKFVLALLFPPLLKACGAYVYLLFMVVALVAFALTWVRLPETKGRTFDDIAEEFRGADEIPLHNKAGFNTFP; encoded by the exons ATGGCGTCGCAggag ACCCGTCTGACAGCCACCCTCCTGACCTCCATCCTGGCCGTGGTGCTGGGGTCGCTGCAGATCGGATATCACACCGGGAATGTCAACGCTCCGGCCAAG ATCATCGAAGAGTTTTTCAACCACACATGGAGAGCCAGGCACAACCAGTCGATGCCAGATCACAGCCTGACGCTGCTGTGGTCGCTCTCCGTCAGCATCAAAGACTTCGGAGCCTTACTGGGATCACTGGGAGTCAAATACCTGGCAGACTCTTACGGAAG GCGTAACTCCATCCTGATCGTGAACTGCCTCTCGGTGGCGGGGGCGGCTCTGATGTCGGCCTCCAAAGCCTGCCGCTCCTTCGAGGTTCTGATCCTGGGGCGCCTGGTGTTCGGGTTGTTCTGCGGCCTGGTGATGAGTCTGAACCCGCTCTACATACAGGAAGTGTCGCCCACCAACCTGAGGGGGGCCTTCGCCACGCTCAACCAGGTGTCCTTCGCCTCGGGCATCCTGGCGGGAATG GTGGCCGGCCTGGAGACGGCTCTGGGCACGGAGCACCACTGGGCCATGATGCTGTCCCTGTCCGTGGTCCCGGCCCTGCTGCAGTACATGGTGCTGCCGTTCTGCCCAGAGAGCCCCCGCTACCTGCTCATCAACCGGGGGGAGGAGAGCAGGGCGGAGGCGG CGCTGCTGAGGCTCAGAGGATCCTCGGAGAAAGTGTTCTCTGAGCTGGAGGAGATGAAGTACGAGGCGGCACACACTCAGACCGGAGTCACCGTCCGCGAGTTCTTCAAGAAGGGCCGATACAAGCAGCCCATCATCCTCGTCCTCATCATCAACCTGGGCAGCCAGCTGTCCGGGTTCAACGCG ATCATCAATTATTCCACCAGAGTGTTCCAGGCCAAGTTCGATCAGGCCAAATACCTGACGCTGGGGGTGGGGGCCGTCAATCTGACCTTCACTCTGGTGGCG TTCTTCCTGATGGAGCGGGCCGGGCGGAGGAGACTGCTCCTGACGGGTTTCATCTCCATCGCCGTGTGCAACCTGCTCATGACCATCGTGGATTCTGTGGTG CACCTGGTGCCGGAGCTGGGCAGCCTGCAGGTGCTTCTGGTGTTCTGCCTGATCTCCGCCTACGAGCTGGGCCCCGGACCCATCTCCTGGTTCATCGGCGCCGAGCTGTTCGACCAGCAGGCCAGACCCATCGCCATGGCCTTCACAAGCATGCTCAACTGGGGGGGGAAGTTTGTCCTGGCGCTGCTCTTCCCTCCATTACTG AAAGCGTGCGGGGCGTacgtctacctgctcttcatgGTCGTGGCTCTGGTGGCCTTCGCCTTGACGTGGGTTCGCCTCCCAGAGACCAAAGGACGGACGTTCGATGATATCGCGGAGGAGTTCAGAGGAGCAGATGAAATCCCTCTGCACAACAAGGCTGGGTTCAACACGTTCCCCTGA